The following is a genomic window from Parabacteroides johnsonii DSM 18315.
AGGCGCATAACAGCATAATTTACCATTAATCCACCTTCCACAAAAGGATCCCCTAACTGCTCGACCAAAGCTGGAAGCGCCTTTATCTCGCTCCCGTCCATCTCATATTCGGTATGAATCGTCCGGAACGTTTCGGACATACACCGGGCCAAAGGTAATTCCGTCCAATTGTCCCCTTTGAACCCGATTGAATAAGAACGGATATCGCCATTGTAAAAGGAACGTAATGCTGCCAGATTACATCCGGAATCATATCCACCACTCAAAAGAATGCCAACATTCGAACTTTCACCGATACGCTTTCTTATAGCTCCGATATGCAAAGCGGCGTATTCTTCGGCATAAGCCTCCAATGTTTTTTTCTCGGATGAAACCGGAATTATGGCATCGGTAGGAAACAAGGGACCGGACTCCATATGTCCATCCTTGTATGTCAAGACTTCTCCAGCACCTAATTTCCGAACGCTTGAAAAGGCAGAACAAGGGGTAGCGATATAACCGATCGATAAGAAAGAACTCAATGCTTGGTAATCTGGTGTCGCCTCGAATCCCTTCGTCAATGTCAAAAGAGAAAGAGAAGAAGCAAAATACTTATCCGTATAATATACCTGGTCAGCCAGGCCGTGTCGATCACGAACGATCAATACCGAATCAGGAGTTTTCATAACACAGGTAAAAGCTCCATCCAAAGAGGAAAGCCCCTGGATTCCCTTTAGGTCATATAAGGTGAAAAATGTTTCCGCATCGTCTATCGAGCCATATTCCTTCTTATTATATAGCTCACCGAAAAACCAGATATGCACATTCTTCCGCAGATAGCACTGACAATCCACCTTATAAGCCATCCCCTCTTCCAGCTCAGCCTGTTGCCCTTCCGGGAGTTCACTTCCTCTATTCCAACATCCGACAAACATATCGATCTTTTTATTATTCTACCCCATGCTCCGTATGAATAAACTTCTCATTAGCTCCCTTTAAACGGAAAAGGTTCAGGAACATACTGAAAAACGTCTCCGGCAATTCTATCACGGCAACGAATAGTCTCCTAGTATATAAACTCTTTGGAACAGCCAGTAGCAAAGAGACTATCAATATACAGAACAGCGCCCACCATTTCAGGGAAACTTGCCAGGAAATGAAAGAAATGACCAGAGCAATAATAAAAGCACCTCCCAACAGGAGCAAACGGGGAATACTCATCTGCTGGAACAGTTTATCGCAAAAATCCCAATTCTTATTCAACAAGGCAACCGGCACATCACCAACAAACTCCCTCAGGTAATGAATCTGTGCCGACAGCCACCTCCTACGTTGTCGGGCAAAATCCCGGCAGTTCTGAACCTTCTCATCCAAGACATAAGTATCCGGCAAATAATCAATACGTTTACCAGCTTTAAATAAAGTAAGTTCCAAAGCCCGGTCGAAACCGCCAATCGCGTGTATATCGGATAGCATCTTTTTGATTAGTTCGAAATCAAAGACCATACCTGAACCGATCAAAGCGGCCGACAGGCCCATATTCACATGCCCTTGCCGGAAAATACTGTTATTGATCTCTTCACTTACAGCATCGAGGTAAGCGAGACTCGTATTCTTATTCTTGGCTGTCCGGTGCGTCTGGTAGCCGACGATGTTTCCGTTGAAAGGAGCAGCATTGACTTGATTGAGATAGTCAGGGCCTATGGTATTATCCGCATCCAAGATCAAAGCCAAATCATAGCCCGACAGATGACTCATGGCCAGATTCAGCGCCTTTGCTTTCGTACTGTTCTCGAAGCGGACGACCTCCAAAATAAGAGGTAAAGCCGACAGCCTCCCATTCGTTACCGCTTCCATCCGGTCGGAGATAACCACCACATCATACCGGTCATGAGGATAATTCTGCCGCAGGCAAGATTCCACACACTCCATGATCACCCGGTCTTCTTTATAGGCCGGCACCAATATGGCGACACGACGAAAAGAAACGGCCTCCTTCTCTCTCTTCTCCCGTTTTCCGAACACAGAAGCGATGCTGAAAACGAGCAAATACAATATATTGACGGAGAAACATACAAACAAGATGATCTCCAGTAGCCTTATTAGTAACATATGCCAGCCTTTACAAACCTTGGAAATAACTGATTGTCTTTCTAAGCCCTTCATCCAGAGAGATAGAAGGCGTCCACCCGTGGAGCATCTTCCTGGCAAGCGTAATGTCCGGCTTCCGTTGCTTAGGATCATCGGACGGCAAAGGACGGAAAACGATCTCCGAGCGGGAGCCTGTGAGGCGGATGATATGCTCTGCCAGTTCAAGCATCGTAAACTCGTCGGGGTTGCCCAGGTTGACCGGCCCCGTAAAAGAGTCTCCGGTCGACATCATGCGGACCATTCCCTCTACCAAATCATCCACATACTGGAAACTACGGGTCTGATGCCCACTGCCGTAGACTGTTATACTCTCGTTGTTAAGAGCCTGAATAATGAAGTTAGAAACGACACGACCGTCATTGACCGTCATATATGGACCATAAGTATTAAAGATACGGATAATTTTAACCTTCAGTTTGTTTTGGCGGTAATAATCCATGAAAAGCGTTTCCGATGCCCGTTTCCCTTCGTCGTAACAGCTACGGAGACCTATTGTATTCACATTTCCCCAATACGATTCCGGCTGTGGATGAACGAAAGGGTCACCATATACCTCGCTCGTCGAAGCCTGTAAAATACGGGCATCATGCTCTTGAGCCAAATCCAGCATATTGATAGCTCCCAAAATAGAAGTCTTAATTGTTTTAATCGGATCATACTGGTAATGGATCGGCGAAGCCGGGCATGCCAAGTTATAGATTTCATCAATCATTGAAGTCGTTTTATAGGGAATGGTCACATCGTGTTCGACCAATTGAAATCCGGGGTACTTAAGCAGATCGTGCACAAAGAGCTCGGAGCCGGTAAAATAATTATCCAGGCAGATCACCCTGTTTCCTTCCTTCACTAATCGTTTGCATAAATGCGACCCTATAAATCCGGCTCCTCCGGTCACCAATATAGATTTCATGTATTTTACCCCTTAGATTTGTTTATTTTTTAATCGTCAACAAATGTAATGATTTGTTTTCAGTAAAATCCAAAATATATTGATTATTACATACTATTAAAAATATTATTCTTCTATTCATGAGGGATGGAAGAAAAATTAAGTACATTTGCAACACTCGGAATAATATAATTTATACAAAAAACTGCATGGAACAAATATACTCCCTCTTCGTCTTCTTATTTTGGTTCGGACTATTCATCGTCTTTTATACTTATATCGGTTATGGAATCCTGTTATACCTTCTGGTACGTATCAAAGAAACAATTAAGAAGGAGGATATCCGGGCTCTCCCAGTCCCCCTGCCCGACGTGACGCTCTTCATCGCTGCTTATAATGAAGAAGACATTATCCCGAAAAAGATGGCAAACTGCCGGAGTCTCTCCTATCCAGCCGACAAACTACATATCGTATGGGTGACCGACGGATCAAACGACCTCACAAACGAACGGCTGGCAGCCTATGAAGATGCCACCGTCCTCTTCAATCCCGAACGGAAAGGCAAAACAGCCGCCTTGAACCGGGGAATGCAATATGTCTCGACACCCTATGTCGTTTTTACGGATGCCAACACAATGCTGAATACAGATGCCATAAAAGAGATCGTCCATAGTTTTTCAAATCCCGAAGTCGGATGTGTGGCAGGAGAAAAGAGAGTCGATACTCAATCAGCCCAAGGGGCGACCGCCGGAGAAGGCATCTATTGGAGATATGAATCGGCTTTGAAAGATTTGGACGATCGGCTTTATTCAGCTGTCGGTGCGGCAGGGGAACTTTTCGCCATACAAACCTGTCTATTCGAACAAATGCCGGCAGATACCTTGTTAGACGACTTCATCCTTTCCCTCCGCATTGCCGCCAAAGGTTATAAGATAGCCTATTGCAAGGAAGCCTATGCTACAGAGACTGCTTCCCTGAACATGAAAGAAGAAGAGAAACGGAAAATACGAATAGCAGCCGGCGGCCTGCAATCGGTCTGGCGTCTTAAAGGCCTGTTCAATATTTTCCGCTACGGCACACTTAGTTTCCAGTATGTCAGCCACCGTGTATTGCGTTGGACGCTTACCCCATTAATGCTTTTCCTACTATTGCCGGCAAATTTTGTCCTCGCTCTGTCAGGAAGTCCTTTCTACATAGGGATATTCGTCCTGCAACTGCTGTTTTACACTGCCGCCTATGCTGGTTACAAAATGGAACAGCGGAACCTGCGTAATAAACTGCTATTTATCCCCTACTATTTTATTTTTATGAATATAAATGTTATTCGGGGATTCTTCTACCTGCACAAAAACAAGGGAAATGGAGCTTGGAGCAAGGCTAAAAGGGGACCGTCCACCCTATAATAAAAACACCCCAGATGAACGCAGATTTAGGGATCTCGTTCATCTGGGTGTTCCATATCCTCTACAGTCAGCAGTAGATGCCGACTGTTTCAGATCACTATGGCTTATGCATGCATGACCAGCAACGGTGTGTCCGTATGGAACAACATCTTACGGGCGATAGAAGGGTTGAACATGCGTGCCAGGATATTCCGTCGATAGGTACTGAGTGCTATCACGTCGATATGTTCATCCCGCACAAACTTTTCGATTGCCAATAACAGATCGCCATCGGCCAGCACCGTGTGGGTGATATGGGCCTCCGGGTATTGCTTCTTGAAATACTCGTTGACTCCTGTCAAACGTATTTCATTCCATTCGTTCTTACTTGTCGAAATATTAAACAAGTGGATATGGGCATTGTACGGTTTGATGATTTCCATAAACCCATCGAACGCCACCAAGTCACGCTGATTGAAGGAAGTGGCAAACGCTATATTTTTAGCTTCGCTCAAATCTTCAAAAGGCACATTTTCAGGAATAGCCAAGACAGGAACCTTATTCACCTCGATCACTTCACCCGTGACGCTACCGATCAGATCCAGATCTTTCTGACTCTTTCCGCGAGTTCCCATCACGATTAATGACGGATGGTATTCCTTGCTGTAGGCGATGATCTCTTCTTCCGGCAAACCTTCACGGAGAACATAATTGTATTTCACTTCAGGAAGTTCACCAGAGTGCATCTTGCGATTGATCAACGTACAGATGTTTTCCATATCGATCTGGACACGCTTCAGGACATTCTGTGCCGTCTCTTCCTCGTTCACCTGGTAAGCCAACGTGTCGCCCATCGGAATAGCAGACGGGAAATAAGGACTGAAATAAGCGTGCATGATCATCACTTCGGCTCCGACTTTATGGGCATAGTTGATTCCCAATTCACACGCTTTGACAGAATAGTCGGAAAAGTCTATCGGTATCAATATCTTCTTCTCCTGTGGACCGGCTTTTTCCTCTTGTTCGGCATCCTCGTTAAGCCATTTACTGTCTTCGATGATACGCAAGGCATGAGGCAGATCGCTTTCTTTAATTCGCACACGTACACCAGCCGAAACTACCGGTTGGATTTGGTTTACATTGTGTATGTAGACTTCAATCCCCTCTGTTTCAAGCATCGTTTTGAGAATCTGGGCTTTCTCGAACGTGTGAATCGCTAACGTTACTAATTTATCTTCCATACTCGTGTGTTTTTATAAATTAAACAATCGGAAATCACTAAATGTTGAGTAAACAAAAAATCCCACAGCGTCTTTTTAGATTCAGCTATGGGATTTCTTTGTAAAATGAATTTCTTTACGCTTGCTGTGCTTCCGATACTTCTTCGTTTTCAGCGAGTATCTGCAAAGCACGTTCGAATATTGTGGTATCGTCCAATACTACTAAACCTCCGTCAGGTCCCGGTTCAATATGTATTCCACAACTTTTGCCATCTTTAAAATTATGCCCACCGAAATAGTTGCGAACTGTTTCAACAGAGATTCCCAGCTCATCAGCAATACGGTGAGTGCTTCCGTCAGGCAGACTGTCTTTCAGTCTGCGAAGTTCATTAAATGTAATAGTTTTTGTCATGGCTTCCTTATTTTGAAGGTTAATTACTTTGTTTTATTTCGTGCCACTAACTTAGTCATTATAAATTACAGCGACAAAATTATTCCGTGTAAATAAATATGCTTTACGACATGTATCATTTTTGCAGGCAAGCCGCAAGCGGTACATTAAAAATGATAATAATAAGGATCGTCACATATATTGCATAGACAATGAGACGGATACGTTTTTTCGAATACAGCGGTTCCCGGTTATTCACCTCCACAGGAAATAACTTCGAACGGCCGAAAGAATAGAGCTTGTAGACCAGATAACCGAAGAACACACCCGAAACGGCACCCGGCACGATATCCGAAATGAAATGGACTCCGAGATAAACCCGCGTATAAGCGGTAAGAACCGCCCAGAAAAAAATCGTCCAGCCAAACAGTTTATCCCGCATGATCAATGCCATAAGAGTCGCAAAACCGAAAGCGTTCGCAGCATGGCTGGAGATAAACCCGTAAAGTCCCCCCCGGTATCCGAAAACAATTTTCACCTGGTCCATAAAATCAGGATGGTGAGTCGGACGGAAACGGGTAAAAATAGGCTTACAGACATGAGAGGCAAACTGGTCGCACAGCGTAACGACCAATACGATCGCCAACAGAACCAATAACGACTCGCGCCAGTTCTTTTTATAAATCAAAACCAGCAGAATCAAAAAGGCTAACGGCAGCCAAACTGCCTTTCCTGTGAAAATCCACATAAAACGATCCAGAAAAGCAGAGTCGCTGCCGTTAAGCGCAAAGAACGCATCGCGTTCGTAAATTAGTATTTTTTCAATCATATAACTTCAATGTCTTTGCTCGGCATCCATCCAACATTTCCATCTTCCATTTCTATTTCATTCCAGTCTCCCAACTTGCTTTTGATAGAAACCTTTGTTCCTTCATGCAGAATAAACAAGTCGGTTCCACTTGCATCGGGAGAACTTTTCACTGTCACTGTTGGAGCAAACACGATTGCACTCTTCCGGTTTACCAGCTCGTCCTTCTGGTTCCCGGCAAAGATATTGGCAAAGATGACCAACACCAAGAATACCAGCCCCAAATAGAACCCGATTTTTTTCAAATGAATCCATTTGGAGAAGAAGAACAGGATCAGGCAGCCGATAAAAAGGATAAAACAAACGATACCGGTCTGCGCCCATGAATCGGCAGCCCCCATATTTTGAACCTTGTCGAACCAACGGTGGAGGAAGAAATCGCCCACCGGTTCGATCTTGTCGACAGACTTCTGACGTGCCAACTGCAAGTTGAAACGGATATCCCCATCCCCCGGATCCAGTAGCAAAGCCCGCTCATAGTTCAAGATGGCCGGAGCAATCTTGTTCTCCTTATAATAAGCGTTCCCTAAATTATAGTAAATTTCGGCCGATTCACCATGAGTCTTCAGAAGCCCTTCGTAGAGTTCGATAGCCTTGCCATAATCTTCTTTCGTATAGGCAACTTCCGCTTCTTTGATCGCTGCCTCCTGAGCAAACGCTCCTATGGCAACAAATTGAACCAGGAGAAAGAATACGATCTTTTTCATATTTATATTCATCTTCATCGCGTTACTTTTTAATTGTATTTTCCATTTTGCCAATGGCATCCACTGTCAGTTCATATAACTTATCCATCGCATCCGAAGCCTGTGCCGGAGCATAGCGAGCAAACTCGCAAGTGTTCAGGATATCCATAAATTCTTTGATCAAAGCGTCGTCCACACCATATTTCGCCAGTTCCGTTTCGACATTATCCTTTGTCAGGTTGGCCTGCGGGATACTCAACTTGTCGCTCAGGTAGCCCCACAAAGCACGAAGCACTTCGTCATAAAATTCTTCTTTCTTGTTTTCCTTCATCAGCTTGCCGGCATTTTTCAAACGTCTTACCGCCATCTTATTAGCTTTCTTCGTTCGAACCAATGCCAAGTTGGAATTCTCTTTCACCTGCTTACGGTAGATGAAGAAGAAGACAACGAATAGGATTGCCGGGATCAGATAGCACATATAGTACATGAATGAACCGAAGAACAGTTCATTATTCGGAACGAAATGAATGTCGTTCACCTTCAGGTAACGGATATCCTTACCCAAGTATTTAACACTTTCCTTATTGCTGAAGTTAGAAACGACAGGAGATGTTCCTCCCCCCTTACCCTGCTCTACATGCAGTTTGTACGGTTCGGATGTAATCGTCTTATAAGAACCTGTTTTGGTATCGAAATAAGAGAATGCGACAGCCGGAATTTCGAAATCACCTGCGTAACGCGGGATCGCCATATATTCGATCGTCTTCGTACCGGAAGATCCAGCCGTAGTAGTCTTGATGTCCACTTCCACCTTCGGATCGTACACGTCGAAATCGTTCGGGAAAGCCACTTCCGGATTCTTTATCAGTTTAATGTTTCCATTACCGGAAATCTTCACCTTCACAGTAACAGCATCGTCTGTCTTTACATTATTGGAACTGATGCTGGATGTCATTGTAAAATTACCTACCGCACCGGAGAATGAAGCCGGCTTACCCGACGGCAACGGTTTAACATCGATTGTTACAGGGGGAGTAGTCAGTTCTTTCTTTACATCTATATAAGACGAAGAACCGAAGAAATCGTCGAATACGCTGGTTCTCTGTCTGGCCGGTCCAGGCACACGCAAAACAATATCCAATTTCCCGGAAGGAATCGTAATCTTCCCTGAACGCTGAGGATACAACACCGTTTGTTTTATAATAGCAGTCCCGTAATTCTTTCCCTTATAGTTTTCCATTACCAGCTGCTTATTTTGCGGCAGCTCTACCTCTTGGGCAAGAAAACCCGTAAATTCGGGGAACTTAGGCTGATCAATCCCTCCGATATCTTTTCTTACATACAATTTAAACGTAACCAAAATGCCTTCCTGTTCATACACATTCCGTTTAGAAACATCGATTGTCAGAAAAGCATCGTCCTTACTGATTCCGGTACCGGTCGAACCACCTTTGGTTGCCTCTTCCGCCTTATCGGGAGGAAGCACTTTTATCACTAATGCGTTAGACGTGTAATTAGCGCCTTTGACCTTGATTGTTGCCGGTGCGATATTGAAAGTACCCTCTTTCTTCGGTTGGAGGATATAGGTAAACGTCAATGATGTTTCGGTTGTCATTTTACCGTTAATAATCTGGGTACTCATATTTGTGGAAGTAGACGGACCTATCAATACCTCGAAGTCCGGTATTTCCGGTACACGTATATCTTTACCTTCCGCATTCACCGTGTACGACAATCTGAAAGTTTCTCCCATAACAACAGCTTCCGGAGCAGAAGCCTTGAACGTTACATCCGCCGCTCTGGCTACCACTCCGAAAGTTGCAAAGAGAACAAATAAGAAAACTAATTTCCTCATTCCTCAATCCTTATTTTTTAATTTTTAATTCTTAATTCTTAATTTGTCAACTACCACTCTTTATCCGTGCGACGGCGCTGTTGCTGTTGAGCCTGCGCTTTCTTCACCTTTTCCTGAGTGTCTTTTTCATCCTGCAGGAAGGCATCCAACATCTGCTGAGCGTTATCTTTGCTCATCTGTTCTTGCTGTTGCGGTTGTTGCTCCTGTGTCTTATCCTGCTTCTTATCATCCTGCTGTTGTTGCTGATCCTGATTCTGCTGCTGTTGATCCTGTTTATCCTGATCTTCCTTCTTATCCTCGTTCTGATCCTGATTTTGATCTTCATTCTGCTGATTCTGTTGATCCTGCAACAATTTTTGTGCCAAAGCCAAATTATAACGTGTCTCATCATCTTTCGGGTTCAGGCGCAAAGATTGTTTGTAAGCTTCGACACTTTTGGCATACTCTTTGCTCTGCATGCCAATATTTCCGACATTATGATAAATTTCCGCCAAGCGAGCTTTGCCTTCGGGCGTTTCAATCATCTTCTCCCCCTGTCCGGCTATCAGCTGGTACTGCTCGGCAGCTTCAGGAAATTTCTTCTGTTTATACAAGGCATTCCCCAGGTTATAAGTCCCCTCGGATGAACGCGGGTTCACCTCCAAGCTTTTCCGGTAGGCGATTTCTGCCTCGGTAAACTTTTCCGTCTCATAAAGTTTATTCCCCTCCCGCACATTCTTACGCTCCGCTTTCTGGGCCAACACGGCTCCAGAACAGAACATAAATGCCGCCATCCATATAATCGATTTTCGCATACGTTTCATCTTATCCATAGCATTAAGAGAATAATTTTACTTTTCTGAATATACGGTTCTTGCGATCCAGCGTCATGAAATCCACCAAAAGCAGAATCAATGCAATCCAGGCAAACGTCTGGAAACGTTCGTCATATTCCGAATAGACTTTGCTGTCCAGTTCCGATTTATTCATCTTATCGATCTCTTTTTGAAGTGCACGAAGCGCAGAATTGGTGTTGTCGGCCCGGACATACGTCCCATGACCGGCAGCCGCAATCTCCTGGCACATCTCTTCATTCAGTTTCGTGATCACCACATTTCCATCCTTGTCCTTCATGTAGTTGTTGCTACCGTCCACCGGGATCGGAGAACCTTTCGGGTCGCCCATACCGACAATGTTTACATGAATACCTTTTTCTGCTGCTGCGGCAGCTGCTTTCACGGCATCGTCTTCGTGGTTCTCACCATCGGTAATCAGGATAATCGCCTTGTCAGATGTCTCGCTCGGCGTAAAGGAACGTACAGCCAGGTTGATGGCAGCCCCGATAGCCGTACCTTGTGTCGACACCATCGACGGGTTGATGGATGAAAGGAACATCTTGGCCGAGACATAATCGGATGTGATAGGGAGCTGCGTGAAAGCATCTCCTGCGAAAACGATCAGTCCGACCTTATCATTCGAAAAGCCGTCGGTCAGTTTGGACAACATCTGTTTGGCTTTGGACAAACGATCGGGCGAAACATCTTCCGCCAACATCGAATTGGATACGTCCAGACAAACCATGATCTCCACTCCCTGACGCTTCACTGTCTCCAGTTTGGAACCGAACTGTGGCCCGGCCATAACTATGATAACCATCGTAATGGCTCCGAACAACAGCCAAAACTTCAGATGCTGACGTTTGGGAGAAACCTCCGGCATCAACTCTGCCAACAATTCAGGATTACCATATTTCTTTATTGCCTTCTTCTTCAAGACGATTGCATACACATAGAATGCAACCAGTACGGGAAGCAAGAAGAACAAGTATAAAAAGTCCGGATGTGCAAAACGAAACATAAGCCTTTTATATTTACGGTATATTTCTTAACAATGTATTTCTCAATAATATCTCGACCAGCAACAGTGAGAACAGCAGGATCGCCCAATTCTTGTACTCTTCCTGCTTTTTACTATATTCCTGTACGCTGATCTTTGTCTTCTCCATCTTGTCGATTTCCGAATAGATCTCCTTCAGACTGGCGTTGTCCGTCGCACGGAAATATTGCCCGCCGGTCGTAGCTGCGATCTGTTTCAGAGTCGGTTCGTCGATCTCCACATCGACATCCATATACTGGACACCGAAAGCGGTCTGGAACGGATAAGGCGCCTTGCCCTG
Proteins encoded in this region:
- a CDS encoding vWA domain-containing protein, giving the protein MFRFAHPDFLYLFFLLPVLVAFYVYAIVLKKKAIKKYGNPELLAELMPEVSPKRQHLKFWLLFGAITMVIIVMAGPQFGSKLETVKRQGVEIMVCLDVSNSMLAEDVSPDRLSKAKQMLSKLTDGFSNDKVGLIVFAGDAFTQLPITSDYVSAKMFLSSINPSMVSTQGTAIGAAINLAVRSFTPSETSDKAIILITDGENHEDDAVKAAAAAAEKGIHVNIVGMGDPKGSPIPVDGSNNYMKDKDGNVVITKLNEEMCQEIAAAGHGTYVRADNTNSALRALQKEIDKMNKSELDSKVYSEYDERFQTFAWIALILLLVDFMTLDRKNRIFRKVKLFS
- a CDS encoding glycosyltransferase family 2 protein produces the protein MEQIYSLFVFLFWFGLFIVFYTYIGYGILLYLLVRIKETIKKEDIRALPVPLPDVTLFIAAYNEEDIIPKKMANCRSLSYPADKLHIVWVTDGSNDLTNERLAAYEDATVLFNPERKGKTAALNRGMQYVSTPYVVFTDANTMLNTDAIKEIVHSFSNPEVGCVAGEKRVDTQSAQGATAGEGIYWRYESALKDLDDRLYSAVGAAGELFAIQTCLFEQMPADTLLDDFILSLRIAAKGYKIAYCKEAYATETASLNMKEEEKRKIRIAAGGLQSVWRLKGLFNIFRYGTLSFQYVSHRVLRWTLTPLMLFLLLPANFVLALSGSPFYIGIFVLQLLFYTAAYAGYKMEQRNLRNKLLFIPYYFIFMNINVIRGFFYLHKNKGNGAWSKAKRGPSTL
- a CDS encoding BatD family protein, whose amino-acid sequence is MRKLVFLFVLFATFGVVARAADVTFKASAPEAVVMGETFRLSYTVNAEGKDIRVPEIPDFEVLIGPSTSTNMSTQIINGKMTTETSLTFTYILQPKKEGTFNIAPATIKVKGANYTSNALVIKVLPPDKAEEATKGGSTGTGISKDDAFLTIDVSKRNVYEQEGILVTFKLYVRKDIGGIDQPKFPEFTGFLAQEVELPQNKQLVMENYKGKNYGTAIIKQTVLYPQRSGKITIPSGKLDIVLRVPGPARQRTSVFDDFFGSSSYIDVKKELTTPPVTIDVKPLPSGKPASFSGAVGNFTMTSSISSNNVKTDDAVTVKVKISGNGNIKLIKNPEVAFPNDFDVYDPKVEVDIKTTTAGSSGTKTIEYMAIPRYAGDFEIPAVAFSYFDTKTGSYKTITSEPYKLHVEQGKGGGTSPVVSNFSNKESVKYLGKDIRYLKVNDIHFVPNNELFFGSFMYYMCYLIPAILFVVFFFIYRKQVKENSNLALVRTKKANKMAVRRLKNAGKLMKENKKEEFYDEVLRALWGYLSDKLSIPQANLTKDNVETELAKYGVDDALIKEFMDILNTCEFARYAPAQASDAMDKLYELTVDAIGKMENTIKK
- a CDS encoding universal stress protein, which encodes MEDKLVTLAIHTFEKAQILKTMLETEGIEVYIHNVNQIQPVVSAGVRVRIKESDLPHALRIIEDSKWLNEDAEQEEKAGPQEKKILIPIDFSDYSVKACELGINYAHKVGAEVMIMHAYFSPYFPSAIPMGDTLAYQVNEEETAQNVLKRVQIDMENICTLINRKMHSGELPEVKYNYVLREGLPEEEIIAYSKEYHPSLIVMGTRGKSQKDLDLIGSVTGEVIEVNKVPVLAIPENVPFEDLSEAKNIAFATSFNQRDLVAFDGFMEIIKPYNAHIHLFNISTSKNEWNEIRLTGVNEYFKKQYPEAHITHTVLADGDLLLAIEKFVRDEHIDVIALSTYRRNILARMFNPSIARKMLFHTDTPLLVMHA
- a CDS encoding tetratricopeptide repeat protein — its product is MKRMRKSIIWMAAFMFCSGAVLAQKAERKNVREGNKLYETEKFTEAEIAYRKSLEVNPRSSEGTYNLGNALYKQKKFPEAAEQYQLIAGQGEKMIETPEGKARLAEIYHNVGNIGMQSKEYAKSVEAYKQSLRLNPKDDETRYNLALAQKLLQDQQNQQNEDQNQDQNEDKKEDQDKQDQQQQNQDQQQQQDDKKQDKTQEQQPQQQEQMSKDNAQQMLDAFLQDEKDTQEKVKKAQAQQQQRRRTDKEW
- a CDS encoding asparagine synthase-related protein is translated as MFVGCWNRGSELPEGQQAELEEGMAYKVDCQCYLRKNVHIWFFGELYNKKEYGSIDDAETFFTLYDLKGIQGLSSLDGAFTCVMKTPDSVLIVRDRHGLADQVYYTDKYFASSLSLLTLTKGFEATPDYQALSSFLSIGYIATPCSAFSSVRKLGAGEVLTYKDGHMESGPLFPTDAIIPVSSEKKTLEAYAEEYAALHIGAIRKRIGESSNVGILLSGGYDSGCNLAALRSFYNGDIRSYSIGFKGDNWTELPLARCMSETFRTIHTEYEMDGSEIKALPALVEQLGDPFVEGGLMVNYAVMRLIGKEKPDVILGGDGNDQYFGTSGREVALHYLISRYGMKPIVNFLYKVLDRPAFDTDASPYRIRFHLDKILHILEGDLFGFPTFRLEKLLRDHSFLYSSPHPLPDMRSFEYLYTQHNYKTDVEKIINQVILFKASKIADMFGNHLVFPYMDLDLYMFLVRLPVRYKCKGDSVFRIAKGDVTAKYLLKYHYQSMLPEAITAKKKQGGFAPMPVFFKDDKQRARIADYVLSSSLVSDFLNRDYVEKFVVSYDRESHEAGNWFWYKQNRAIQYFNLLALSVWWEKFVKQGNQFF
- a CDS encoding tetratricopeptide repeat protein, with protein sequence MKMNINMKKIVFFLLVQFVAIGAFAQEAAIKEAEVAYTKEDYGKAIELYEGLLKTHGESAEIYYNLGNAYYKENKIAPAILNYERALLLDPGDGDIRFNLQLARQKSVDKIEPVGDFFLHRWFDKVQNMGAADSWAQTGIVCFILFIGCLILFFFSKWIHLKKIGFYLGLVFLVLVIFANIFAGNQKDELVNRKSAIVFAPTVTVKSSPDASGTDLFILHEGTKVSIKSKLGDWNEIEMEDGNVGWMPSKDIEVI
- a CDS encoding glycosyltransferase, with amino-acid sequence MLLIRLLEIILFVCFSVNILYLLVFSIASVFGKREKREKEAVSFRRVAILVPAYKEDRVIMECVESCLRQNYPHDRYDVVVISDRMEAVTNGRLSALPLILEVVRFENSTKAKALNLAMSHLSGYDLALILDADNTIGPDYLNQVNAAPFNGNIVGYQTHRTAKNKNTSLAYLDAVSEEINNSIFRQGHVNMGLSAALIGSGMVFDFELIKKMLSDIHAIGGFDRALELTLFKAGKRIDYLPDTYVLDEKVQNCRDFARQRRRWLSAQIHYLREFVGDVPVALLNKNWDFCDKLFQQMSIPRLLLLGGAFIIALVISFISWQVSLKWWALFCILIVSLLLAVPKSLYTRRLFVAVIELPETFFSMFLNLFRLKGANEKFIHTEHGVE
- a CDS encoding phosphatase PAP2 family protein; this encodes MIEKILIYERDAFFALNGSDSAFLDRFMWIFTGKAVWLPLAFLILLVLIYKKNWRESLLVLLAIVLVVTLCDQFASHVCKPIFTRFRPTHHPDFMDQVKIVFGYRGGLYGFISSHAANAFGFATLMALIMRDKLFGWTIFFWAVLTAYTRVYLGVHFISDIVPGAVSGVFFGYLVYKLYSFGRSKLFPVEVNNREPLYSKKRIRLIVYAIYVTILIIIIFNVPLAACLQK
- a CDS encoding UDP-glucuronic acid decarboxylase family protein, which encodes MKSILVTGGAGFIGSHLCKRLVKEGNRVICLDNYFTGSELFVHDLLKYPGFQLVEHDVTIPYKTTSMIDEIYNLACPASPIHYQYDPIKTIKTSILGAINMLDLAQEHDARILQASTSEVYGDPFVHPQPESYWGNVNTIGLRSCYDEGKRASETLFMDYYRQNKLKVKIIRIFNTYGPYMTVNDGRVVSNFIIQALNNESITVYGSGHQTRSFQYVDDLVEGMVRMMSTGDSFTGPVNLGNPDEFTMLELAEHIIRLTGSRSEIVFRPLPSDDPKQRKPDITLARKMLHGWTPSISLDEGLRKTISYFQGL